In Desulfobacter hydrogenophilus, the genomic stretch AACAACAGTTTTCCTTCAAGGTCATAGGGTGTGCCGTCTTTACCCATGAACAGACTGACCATGGAATTTTCTTCGGGGTTTGTCAGCCCTTTTTTCAGGGCCAGCAACTCTTCGCTGGACTGGTTTACATCTACATAAATCTGGTCCAGGTTTTGGACCACGGCAAGGGCGGTGGTTTGGTTAGCCGTCACCAAGGCGCCTTCGGTCACCGATGACTTGCCGATGCGCCCGGAAATGGGTGAAAACACCTTGGTATAGTCCAGATTAATTTTTGCGGCGGTCAGATTTGCCTTGGCAACGGCTACACCGGCCTTGGCCTGGGCCAGGGCTGTCACGGTATCGTCATAAACCTGGCGGCTGACACCGCCCATTTTCACCAGACGGCTGTACCGGGCAAGCTTGGGCTCCACGGCCTTAACGTCGGCCTGGGCACGAACCAGGCTCGCTGCGGCCGATTCATATGCGGCCTTGTAGGTGGCCGGGTCAATCTGATAAAGCTGCTGTCCCTTTTTAACCAAACTGCCCTGGGTGAACATTCGTTTCAGGATGATGCCTGTGACCTGGGGGCGAATTTCAGCCACCTGGTATGCAGAGGTTCTGCCGGCCAGATCTTTGGTGAATACCACTTCCTGGGGCTTGACCGTATACACGGACACTTCAACCGGTGGACGGGCCTGGGCAGACTGGGCTTGCGCCTGCTCGGACTGGGAGGAAGCCTGGCCTTTTTGCTCCCCAGCCCAAGGGGAAGCAAGCTGTCCTGAGTAATACAAATATCCACCGCCAATAATAACGGCCGTGACAAAACCAAGCAAAAAACGCTTCATGATGATCTCTCCTGTTCCTTAAGTATACATTTGTCCAAAAAGCGGACAATTTCC encodes the following:
- a CDS encoding efflux RND transporter periplasmic adaptor subunit, producing the protein MKRFLLGFVTAVIIGGGYLYYSGQLASPWAGEQKGQASSQSEQAQAQSAQARPPVEVSVYTVKPQEVVFTKDLAGRTSAYQVAEIRPQVTGIILKRMFTQGSLVKKGQQLYQIDPATYKAAYESAAASLVRAQADVKAVEPKLARYSRLVKMGGVSRQVYDDTVTALAQAKAGVAVAKANLTAAKINLDYTKVFSPISGRIGKSSVTEGALVTANQTTALAVVQNLDQIYVDVNQSSEELLALKKGLTNPEENSMVSLFMGKDGTPYDLEGKLLFSDATVDQSTGMVQLRVLFPNPDNDLLPGLFVRARVEQSRQEKAIVVPQQSVVRNTDGSVFVWVVDKEDIVKSQNITLLQAVKDQWVVSSGLAPGDRVVVAGLQKISNQAKVTTVEFNTSTNS